A window from Dendrosporobacter quercicolus encodes these proteins:
- a CDS encoding aconitase X swivel domain-containing protein, translating into MGRKFTCHKISEGVAEAPILISNEDVNFYLLNPEDGVMIEKSHDISGSSIAHKIFAFQGGKGSSVVQADGLYQLQLKGNGPKAMIVKYPDTVLVSSAIIMEVPMVDQVEEEFYKVVKNGDWVKVDADNGYVEIVGGEKS; encoded by the coding sequence ATGGGTCGAAAATTTACCTGTCATAAAATTTCCGAGGGCGTAGCCGAAGCCCCAATCCTTATTTCAAATGAAGATGTTAATTTCTATCTTCTGAATCCGGAAGATGGTGTAATGATTGAAAAATCCCATGATATCAGTGGCAGCTCAATTGCGCATAAAATATTTGCTTTTCAGGGAGGAAAGGGGAGTTCGGTCGTACAGGCCGACGGTCTTTATCAGTTACAGCTCAAAGGAAATGGGCCGAAAGCGATGATTGTCAAATATCCTGATACCGTACTCGTTTCCAGTGCCATTATCATGGAAGTGCCAATGGTGGATCAAGTAGAAGAAGAGTTTTATAAAGTGGTAAAAAACGGCGATTGGGTTAAGGTTGACGCCGATAACGGCTATGTAGAAATCGTTGGCGGGGAAAAATCGTAG
- a CDS encoding extracellular solute-binding protein: MTDFLKSSKVIAVLFVVLIVGLIAGCGSSSDTAGKGSKGKVVLLSWGGSIEKSFFQLGMAEKFKQETGYELELVPKSDSAAIIQQALAQKDNPQVDVVMCDAGSLLSGHDAGIWVPLSSAKIPNMDKLLPASKHDDHLYVYFALTGIVYDKDAFAKNNWPAPTSLEDMFAEHLKGKIGFDHFPSSYAEACLLTWAEQGGGGYDNIQPGFEKLAKLAPHVYEFSPNMSQMETWLERGNIHAAIYSNVIFKDVKKAGVNAGFVIPKEGAYIEPTAAAIMKNSPNPEGAAALMNFLISEGFLDLRYNEFSNIPSNKNVKLDPEGGITWETLEQAKSFDYSKVRQLRPAWVDKYNAEIVPIPKAF; this comes from the coding sequence ATGACGGATTTTTTGAAAAGCAGTAAAGTAATTGCAGTTTTGTTTGTTGTTTTGATAGTCGGTCTTATTGCCGGTTGCGGGAGTTCTTCCGATACAGCCGGTAAAGGCAGCAAGGGAAAAGTTGTGTTGCTCTCCTGGGGAGGATCGATTGAAAAGAGTTTCTTCCAGTTAGGTATGGCTGAAAAATTTAAGCAAGAGACCGGCTATGAATTGGAACTGGTTCCAAAATCCGATTCGGCTGCCATTATTCAACAGGCTTTAGCCCAAAAGGATAATCCGCAGGTCGATGTGGTTATGTGTGATGCCGGTTCATTGCTTTCCGGCCATGATGCCGGGATCTGGGTTCCTTTATCCAGCGCTAAAATTCCAAATATGGATAAGCTGCTGCCGGCAAGCAAGCATGACGATCATCTGTATGTATACTTTGCGTTAACCGGCATTGTGTATGATAAAGATGCATTTGCCAAAAACAACTGGCCGGCCCCGACCAGTTTGGAAGACATGTTTGCCGAACATTTAAAAGGCAAAATCGGCTTTGACCATTTTCCCAGCAGTTATGCGGAAGCCTGCTTATTGACCTGGGCTGAACAGGGTGGCGGCGGCTATGACAACATACAGCCCGGTTTCGAGAAACTAGCCAAACTGGCTCCGCATGTTTATGAATTTTCTCCGAATATGAGCCAAATGGAAACCTGGCTGGAACGCGGTAATATTCATGCAGCCATTTACAGTAATGTAATTTTCAAAGATGTTAAGAAAGCGGGTGTTAATGCCGGGTTTGTCATTCCTAAAGAAGGCGCATATATTGAGCCAACGGCAGCCGCTATTATGAAGAATAGTCCAAATCCCGAAGGCGCGGCGGCCTTGATGAACTTTCTCATCAGTGAAGGCTTTTTAGACCTTCGCTACAATGAATTCAGTAATATTCCGTCCAATAAGAATGTCAAGCTGGATCCGGAAGGCGGTATTACCTGGGAAACCCTTGAACAGGCAAAAAGCTTTGATTATAGTAAAGTTCGGCAATTAAGACCGGCTTGGGTGGATAAATATAATGCGGAAATAGTACCAATACCCAAAGCTTTTTAA
- a CDS encoding mandelate racemase/muconate lactonizing enzyme family protein, which yields MKVANLTYEAVRIPHQRPIYPSWFPEKEEKDQCILLIGIHTDEGISGYASMEAPFGILPILVATMEYAKEFVIGEDPFAIEKIIWKLRNVARISTRPWVIENALLDVMGKACNQPVYKILGAMRDRVKLYASWAEKRPDEQRKEDAKRLVEQGFKAVKVRFCSATMKEDIAQVEAVRAAVGGQLEIMVDANQGTAVERQQKGFPELWSYERAKQTARELENLNCTWLEEPLYRYNFEGLAKLSSEVSIPIAGGEINRGIAEFKWLLEQHCFRIIQPNCTMSEGITQIRKIAAMAEAQGVTCNPHAWIPGIGLLQSLHLAASICNCDYLEYPYDPPALLPGSFQGILVNELTVEADGYLTLPAAPGFGYTLDEEKIHKYSILKG from the coding sequence GTGAAGGTTGCAAACTTAACCTATGAAGCAGTGCGGATACCGCATCAACGACCGATTTACCCTTCCTGGTTTCCCGAAAAAGAAGAAAAGGATCAATGCATCCTGCTTATTGGTATTCATACCGATGAGGGAATCAGCGGATATGCTTCGATGGAAGCTCCCTTTGGCATTTTACCTATTCTTGTGGCGACAATGGAGTATGCCAAGGAATTTGTTATTGGGGAAGATCCTTTTGCTATTGAAAAAATCATTTGGAAACTGCGGAATGTAGCCAGAATTTCCACCAGACCCTGGGTCATTGAAAATGCTTTGCTGGATGTCATGGGCAAGGCTTGTAACCAGCCTGTTTACAAAATACTGGGAGCCATGCGGGACAGGGTAAAACTGTACGCGTCATGGGCCGAAAAAAGGCCTGACGAGCAGCGGAAAGAGGATGCAAAACGCCTGGTGGAGCAAGGGTTTAAAGCAGTAAAGGTCCGATTCTGTTCCGCAACCATGAAAGAAGATATTGCGCAAGTAGAAGCAGTTCGTGCAGCCGTAGGCGGGCAATTGGAAATTATGGTTGACGCCAATCAGGGAACGGCTGTAGAACGGCAGCAGAAAGGTTTTCCTGAATTATGGTCATATGAGCGGGCCAAACAGACAGCCCGGGAATTAGAAAATCTCAATTGCACCTGGTTGGAAGAACCTTTATACCGCTACAATTTTGAAGGCCTGGCTAAATTGTCAAGTGAAGTTTCCATTCCCATTGCCGGCGGTGAGATTAACCGTGGTATCGCCGAGTTTAAGTGGCTGCTTGAACAGCATTGTTTCCGGATTATCCAGCCCAATTGTACGATGAGTGAAGGAATTACTCAAATACGTAAAATAGCAGCTATGGCGGAAGCCCAGGGAGTAACTTGCAATCCTCATGCCTGGATTCCCGGAATCGGGCTGCTGCAAAGCTTGCATTTGGCTGCTTCAATTTGCAATTGTGATTATCTGGAGTATCCTTATGATCCGCCCGCTTTACTTCCCGGTTCATTTCAGGGAATATTGGTGAACGAATTGACCGTGGAAGCGGACGGCTATTTGACCTTACCAGCGGCGCCTGGTTTCGGGTATACCCTGGATGAAGAAAAAATCCATAAGTATAGCATACTGAAAGGCTAA
- a CDS encoding aconitase X catalytic domain-containing protein: MELTREQQDMLDGVHGKGTAYAMKIQVAIGECFGATRMVPITRAHVALSNQDADLWFAEKLLQAGAECRVAPTVNPGFCLSYFTEKNMVSDEDAALMQRTHNAYKGLGAVLTYNCTPYVASNVPHFGEIIAYSESSATPFVNSVWGARSNREGANSALCAAITGFVPEYGLLLDENRKGDILVEVKADMKSDFQFHLLGYMGKKIGKGLPVFTGLPRHITKESLTNLGAQLNTSGAYGMYHILGFTPEARTFGQAFGGKDPQRTVEITNNDLDKILEEISLPGNRKVDFAMFGCPHFSFDQAKHIAARLKGQKLKAEMWILTSSYVKQIADRMGITEIIEAAGGVIVPDTCPDQPCWRHLKGRVGVTESPKCAYYPKRRGIEFVIRDLDTCIEAAITGEVN; the protein is encoded by the coding sequence ATGGAATTAACGAGAGAACAACAAGACATGCTTGATGGTGTTCATGGAAAAGGCACGGCTTATGCAATGAAAATACAAGTGGCAATCGGCGAGTGCTTTGGCGCGACCCGTATGGTCCCGATTACGAGGGCGCATGTGGCGCTTAGCAACCAGGATGCGGATCTTTGGTTTGCCGAGAAACTATTGCAGGCCGGGGCAGAGTGCCGGGTTGCCCCAACCGTAAATCCCGGATTTTGCTTATCCTACTTTACTGAAAAAAATATGGTTTCCGATGAAGATGCGGCCTTAATGCAGAGAACCCATAATGCCTACAAAGGATTGGGCGCCGTTTTAACCTATAACTGTACGCCGTATGTTGCATCGAATGTTCCTCATTTCGGCGAAATCATTGCTTATTCTGAATCAAGCGCCACACCGTTTGTAAATTCAGTTTGGGGCGCCCGCAGCAACCGGGAAGGAGCAAACAGCGCCCTGTGCGCCGCCATTACCGGATTTGTGCCGGAGTACGGGCTGTTGCTTGATGAAAACCGGAAAGGCGATATTTTGGTGGAGGTTAAAGCCGACATGAAATCTGATTTTCAATTTCATTTGCTGGGCTATATGGGTAAAAAAATTGGCAAAGGACTTCCTGTATTTACCGGGCTACCACGGCATATTACCAAAGAATCGCTGACAAATTTAGGGGCGCAGCTTAATACTTCCGGTGCCTATGGCATGTACCATATCCTTGGCTTCACACCGGAGGCGCGCACTTTTGGACAAGCTTTTGGCGGCAAGGATCCACAAAGGACCGTCGAGATTACAAACAATGATTTAGATAAGATACTGGAAGAAATATCGTTACCGGGAAATAGAAAAGTTGATTTTGCCATGTTTGGCTGTCCGCACTTTTCCTTTGATCAGGCCAAACATATAGCTGCCCGATTAAAGGGGCAAAAGTTGAAAGCGGAAATGTGGATTTTAACTTCAAGTTATGTGAAGCAAATTGCTGATCGCATGGGAATTACCGAAATTATTGAAGCGGCCGGCGGGGTGATTGTTCCGGATACTTGTCCTGACCAGCCTTGCTGGCGGCACTTGAAAGGCAGAGTCGGCGTGACGGAGTCGCCCAAATGCGCTTATTACCCAAAACGGAGAGGCATTGAATTCGTAATCCGTGATCTTGATACTTGTATTGAAGCAGCAATTACAGGCGAGGTGAACTGA
- a CDS encoding ABC transporter permease has protein sequence MLTVAKWFKKLPLLLIFNVLLTVFMLAPILVIILVSFSPTKAYVIPTNNWSLQWFLEIPKYSRFVYGFFVSLGLAFAASAIATILGFMTSYALTRYDFKGKRLFDALFFSPLTMPAVIVGFALLVYVSKLGLYDTFFSFLLAHVLLCVPYVIKTINTSLEGVSKDLELAARSLGASQFTTFTQITAPLVKTGIIGGFIYAFLVSFGEVTIALFLSGTKMSTLPLLMFNYMQDANTPMIAAISTLLIIFAILLMIVINKLANLRDIMS, from the coding sequence ATGCTCACCGTGGCGAAGTGGTTTAAAAAGCTCCCTTTGTTGCTCATCTTTAATGTGCTGCTGACAGTTTTCATGCTTGCACCCATTCTTGTAATCATTCTGGTATCGTTTTCGCCTACCAAGGCCTACGTCATCCCGACCAATAACTGGTCGCTTCAGTGGTTTCTGGAAATACCGAAATACAGCCGTTTTGTGTATGGCTTTTTTGTAAGCCTGGGACTGGCCTTTGCAGCTTCGGCAATTGCTACCATTCTCGGATTTATGACTTCCTATGCGTTAACGCGCTATGATTTTAAGGGAAAGCGATTGTTTGATGCGCTGTTTTTTTCACCGCTTACCATGCCGGCGGTAATTGTCGGATTTGCCCTGCTGGTGTATGTTTCCAAACTGGGTCTTTACGATACTTTTTTCAGTTTTTTGTTAGCCCATGTTCTGCTGTGTGTTCCTTATGTAATTAAGACAATTAATACATCGCTGGAAGGCGTCAGCAAAGATTTAGAGCTGGCGGCCAGGAGTCTGGGGGCGTCCCAGTTTACTACATTTACTCAGATTACGGCACCGCTGGTCAAAACAGGAATTATTGGCGGCTTCATCTATGCGTTTCTGGTTTCTTTCGGTGAAGTTACGATTGCTTTATTCCTGAGCGGTACAAAAATGAGTACCTTGCCCTTGCTCATGTTTAACTACATGCAGGATGCAAACACGCCAATGATTGCTGCCATATCTACTTTGCTGATCATTTTTGCCATCTTATTAATGATCGTCATAAATAAATTGGCAAATCTGAGAGATATCATGTCGTAA
- a CDS encoding ABC transporter permease, whose product MDTTMLKHKKKSICWTPYLLMLPLLILMIGGLLIPLLNSFYISFTHYVAPAVYDSQSFTFANYMKFFETPNYITTLWRTIRISILSTLFCLLLGYPAAYYMSKLDGKKQQIYVLIYLTPWLINVAVKAFGWTILLANDGIINHALMYLHMIEKPLQMLYTEGSITIGVIHGCLILAVLPMYTSIKAIDPNLKYAAANLGAKPMQIFFKITLPLSRTGILAGGLIVFATTMAAYTTPVLLGGGRNRVLSYLVYEQSNRLMNWPMGAAIAFIIVIIAVLLIMAIQKNFEANKRRRDLL is encoded by the coding sequence ATGGATACAACCATGTTAAAACATAAGAAAAAATCTATCTGCTGGACTCCTTATCTGCTCATGCTGCCGTTGCTCATCTTAATGATAGGCGGCCTGCTTATTCCATTGTTAAATTCTTTTTATATCAGTTTTACCCACTATGTTGCTCCGGCTGTATATGACAGTCAGAGCTTCACATTCGCGAACTATATGAAGTTTTTTGAAACGCCCAATTATATTACTACATTGTGGAGAACCATTCGAATCAGCATCTTATCTACGCTGTTCTGCCTGCTGTTAGGGTATCCGGCAGCCTACTATATGTCGAAGCTGGATGGAAAAAAACAACAAATCTATGTGCTCATTTATCTCACGCCGTGGCTGATTAATGTTGCTGTAAAAGCATTTGGCTGGACGATATTGCTGGCCAATGACGGAATTATCAACCATGCCTTAATGTACCTGCATATGATCGAAAAACCGCTGCAAATGCTGTATACCGAGGGAAGTATTACCATTGGCGTGATTCACGGGTGCCTTATCCTAGCCGTTTTGCCGATGTATACATCCATAAAGGCGATTGACCCCAATCTTAAATACGCAGCCGCCAATCTGGGGGCAAAGCCAATGCAGATCTTTTTCAAGATTACATTGCCGCTTTCGCGAACAGGAATTTTAGCCGGCGGGCTCATCGTATTTGCAACAACGATGGCGGCCTATACCACGCCGGTACTGCTTGGCGGAGGCCGCAACAGGGTCCTGTCCTATTTAGTGTATGAACAGAGCAACCGCTTGATGAATTGGCCGATGGGTGCGGCCATTGCCTTTATTATTGTGATTATTGCGGTACTCTTGATTATGGCGATTCAAAAGAATTTTGAAGCGAACAAACGGAGGAGGGATTTGCTGTAA
- a CDS encoding ABC transporter ATP-binding protein, producing the protein MELELRGVSKYFEDFTAVENVSFSIKKGELFSLLGPSGCGKTTTLRMIAGFYAPDIGGIYLKGKEITHQPLDRRGTAMVFQNYALFPHMTVFENIAFGLKMQKLDKSSIAKRVQDVLNLIQLPHIETKYPRELSGGMQQRVAIARAIVIHPEVLLLDEPLSNLDAKLREELRMDIRKIQQKIGITTVFVTHDISEAFAMSDRIAVMQNGKVMQIGSPREIYEQPVNEFVGAFVGKSNRFSVQIDDITGDIAIAGNESLQMRLRVKQLPVARGDVLAVMVRPERISLIETPSSRAGRNVHQGTVLHTYYLGNQNHYEVMVNNCKFTVEMANNGSRIFEQGEKCYIEWGIEDSVYFNNANRDC; encoded by the coding sequence ATGGAACTGGAATTAAGGGGAGTGTCGAAATATTTCGAGGACTTCACAGCTGTCGAAAATGTTTCTTTTTCTATTAAAAAAGGCGAGTTGTTTTCACTTCTGGGACCATCAGGCTGTGGAAAAACAACCACTTTACGAATGATTGCGGGTTTTTATGCGCCGGATATTGGCGGTATTTATCTCAAAGGAAAAGAGATAACGCATCAACCGCTTGATCGCCGGGGAACAGCAATGGTATTTCAAAATTACGCGCTTTTTCCCCATATGACGGTATTTGAAAACATTGCATTTGGGCTCAAAATGCAAAAACTCGATAAAAGCAGTATTGCTAAACGGGTACAGGATGTTTTAAATCTGATTCAGCTCCCCCATATTGAAACGAAATACCCGCGAGAGCTTTCCGGCGGCATGCAGCAGCGCGTCGCCATTGCCCGAGCCATTGTGATTCATCCCGAAGTTTTGTTGCTGGATGAGCCGCTGAGTAATCTTGATGCAAAGCTGCGGGAAGAGCTTCGCATGGATATCCGGAAAATTCAGCAAAAAATCGGCATTACGACGGTTTTTGTCACCCATGATATCTCGGAGGCGTTTGCAATGTCTGACCGAATTGCCGTTATGCAAAATGGCAAGGTAATGCAAATCGGGTCTCCCCGGGAAATTTATGAACAGCCGGTAAATGAATTTGTCGGCGCTTTTGTCGGCAAATCCAATCGTTTTTCCGTCCAAATTGACGATATAACAGGAGATATCGCCATTGCTGGCAATGAAAGCCTGCAAATGAGGCTCAGAGTCAAACAGCTGCCGGTAGCGCGCGGCGATGTTTTGGCAGTAATGGTACGGCCCGAAAGAATTTCCCTGATTGAGACACCCTCCAGCAGAGCCGGCCGGAATGTCCATCAAGGCACCGTTTTGCATACCTATTACCTGGGAAATCAAAATCACTATGAAGTTATGGTGAATAACTGTAAATTTACTGTGGAAATGGCAAATAACGGTTCGCGAATTTTTGAGCAGGGCGAAAAGTGTTATATCGAGTGGGGGATTGAAGACAGTGTGTATTTTAATAATGCGAACAGGGACTGCTGA
- a CDS encoding transposase — protein MGRQARQLSSSGFYHVVFRGINHQHIFEDESDYTYFLKALYDLKIDLAFEVHAYCLMSNHVHLLLRERQSGDISLIMKRILTKYAMYFNRKYQRSGALIASRYKSVPVEVDEYFVPLQRYIHQNPLKAGLVNKLEEYPFSSYSAYLLGGGELADTGFALELIGRDEWIRLHQVQTDDVFEITGKTSMNEREIRRKIMQYTNGCKPQEIGSWTKAERDSVLRKLKNEGLSIRQIERATGISRGIVAKS, from the coding sequence ATGGGAAGACAAGCGCGACAGTTAAGCAGTAGCGGCTTTTATCATGTAGTGTTTCGAGGCATTAACCATCAACATATTTTTGAAGATGAGAGTGACTATACTTACTTTTTGAAGGCCTTGTATGACTTGAAAATCGATCTTGCTTTCGAGGTTCATGCTTATTGTTTGATGAGTAATCATGTTCATCTTTTACTTCGGGAAAGACAATCAGGAGACATATCTTTGATAATGAAGCGAATACTGACTAAATATGCTATGTACTTTAACCGTAAATACCAGCGCAGCGGAGCGTTGATAGCGAGTCGATATAAAAGCGTGCCAGTGGAAGTGGACGAATACTTCGTCCCGTTACAGCGCTATATTCATCAGAATCCGTTAAAAGCCGGGCTAGTGAATAAATTGGAAGAGTATCCGTTTAGCAGTTACAGCGCATATCTTTTGGGCGGCGGGGAATTAGCTGATACTGGGTTTGCGTTAGAATTGATTGGGCGTGATGAATGGATACGTTTGCATCAGGTACAGACAGACGATGTCTTTGAGATTACAGGGAAAACCAGTATGAATGAACGGGAAATACGTCGCAAAATTATGCAGTATACAAATGGGTGCAAGCCACAAGAGATTGGCTCCTGGACAAAAGCTGAACGTGATTCCGTGTTGAGAAAATTAAAAAATGAGGGATTATCAATTCGACAAATTGAAAGAGCAACTGGCATCTCGCGGGGTATAGTGGCAAAAAGTTGA
- a CDS encoding enoyl-CoA hydratase/isomerase family protein has translation MEESIVLYEKIGRVARIWLNRPKAINALSPELIQGLKDAIDRLSKDEDVRVGIIAGKGEKGFCAGFDLNLSAVLPHNTLTTRRERVAFENELYMKIWNCPKPVIGALHGHVVGGGLFIALSCDMLVAADNTKLGNTEVAYGLNYTEIFPMGVFKLPQNVMREIALTGPAALDVQEMKQYGLFNRVVPFEELEEASLRLALEVTHLSPISAPISKRILNNAYELQQMQAAIHYAEEMFALNRLNGKTEETEAFWAVAKEKSFKEAIKQQRAKQAEADQPVLEYIKSLKNNSL, from the coding sequence ATGGAAGAATCAATTGTATTATATGAAAAAATTGGTCGTGTCGCACGTATTTGGCTCAATAGGCCTAAAGCGATTAATGCTTTGAGTCCAGAATTGATTCAAGGGTTAAAAGACGCAATCGATCGGTTAAGCAAAGACGAAGATGTACGAGTGGGGATTATTGCCGGAAAGGGCGAGAAGGGATTTTGCGCCGGATTTGACCTAAATCTTTCGGCCGTGTTGCCGCACAATACGCTTACAACGAGACGGGAACGGGTGGCATTTGAAAATGAGCTGTACATGAAAATCTGGAACTGCCCTAAACCGGTTATTGGCGCCCTTCATGGTCATGTTGTCGGCGGCGGACTGTTTATTGCTTTATCCTGCGATATGCTTGTAGCAGCGGATAACACAAAACTTGGCAATACCGAAGTCGCTTATGGTTTGAATTATACCGAAATTTTTCCTATGGGGGTATTTAAGCTGCCGCAAAATGTTATGCGGGAAATTGCTCTAACCGGTCCTGCTGCTCTCGATGTACAGGAGATGAAACAGTATGGGCTGTTTAACCGGGTAGTGCCGTTTGAAGAGTTAGAAGAAGCCAGTTTGAGGTTAGCCTTGGAAGTAACTCACTTGTCGCCAATTTCCGCTCCGATTAGTAAACGTATTTTAAATAATGCCTATGAGCTTCAACAAATGCAGGCAGCCATCCATTATGCGGAAGAAATGTTTGCATTGAACCGTCTCAATGGTAAAACAGAAGAAACCGAAGCATTCTGGGCTGTGGCGAAGGAGAAAAGTTTTAAAGAAGCCATTAAACAGCAACGCGCCAAACAAGCCGAGGCAGATCAACCAGTATTGGAATATATTAAAAGCTTGAAGAATAATTCGTTGTAG
- a CDS encoding CaiB/BaiF CoA transferase family protein, which translates to MAGLLEGIRIVDLTRIVSGPHCTMMLAEMGAEVIKIEKPLTGDDNRQNGPWKDDDSLLFSACNISKKGISLDLRSDEGKEILIKLIEKSDVLVENFRPGTMKKMGFDYERVKRINPQIIMAAISGFGQTGPYRDRICFDGIAQAMGGLIDSIWESGGVRCTTGGNLADVFTGVHAALAIGMALYNREKTQKGTYIDIDMVSTILSLFSAKVANYTANGIVHTNIGYGPVANYKTTDGYVRIDATTAAIFKRLQAIIPDPILKDPKYMNVKERLADNDLLVGIIQKWIDGKTTAEVDKVFNEAGIAIGVIQDIEMISHDVHLNERQQLISVPVNEQGEELPFSAIPFRFSSHAMKYDKAPSIGEHNEEIFKNLLQMSEDELEQLRLKKVI; encoded by the coding sequence ATGGCCGGGCTTTTAGAAGGAATCCGTATAGTTGATTTAACGCGTATTGTCTCAGGACCTCATTGTACGATGATGCTTGCTGAGATGGGGGCGGAAGTGATAAAAATTGAAAAGCCGCTAACTGGTGACGACAATCGTCAAAATGGGCCATGGAAAGATGATGACAGCCTCTTATTTTCGGCTTGCAATATCAGTAAAAAAGGTATTTCACTTGATCTTAGAAGTGATGAAGGAAAAGAAATTCTGATAAAGCTGATTGAAAAGTCAGACGTGCTGGTGGAAAATTTTCGCCCGGGAACAATGAAAAAGATGGGTTTTGATTATGAGAGAGTGAAAAGAATCAATCCTCAGATTATCATGGCGGCTATTTCGGGTTTTGGTCAGACCGGCCCTTATCGGGACCGAATTTGTTTTGATGGTATTGCTCAGGCAATGGGTGGATTGATTGACTCTATATGGGAATCCGGCGGTGTCCGTTGCACAACCGGCGGCAATCTGGCCGACGTGTTTACGGGTGTACATGCGGCGCTGGCGATTGGAATGGCTTTGTATAATAGAGAAAAAACTCAAAAAGGCACCTATATTGATATTGACATGGTATCGACAATTTTATCTCTCTTCTCCGCTAAAGTGGCGAATTACACAGCGAATGGCATAGTCCATACCAATATTGGCTACGGACCGGTTGCCAATTATAAAACCACAGACGGGTATGTGCGGATTGATGCTACGACAGCCGCCATCTTTAAGCGCTTACAAGCCATCATACCCGATCCGATTTTGAAGGATCCTAAATATATGAATGTGAAAGAACGGTTAGCAGACAATGACCTGCTGGTTGGCATCATTCAAAAATGGATTGATGGTAAAACGACGGCGGAAGTTGATAAAGTATTTAATGAGGCGGGGATTGCCATTGGGGTCATTCAAGATATTGAAATGATTTCTCATGATGTCCACCTGAATGAAAGACAGCAGCTGATTTCTGTTCCTGTAAATGAACAAGGTGAAGAGCTGCCGTTTAGTGCCATACCGTTTCGTTTCTCATCTCATGCCATGAAGTATGATAAGGCGCCTTCGATTGGTGAGCACAATGAGGAAATATTTAAAAATCTTCTTCAAATGTCAGAAGATGAGCTAGAACAGTTGAGACTGAAAAAAGTTATCTGA